From Kryptolebias marmoratus isolate JLee-2015 linkage group LG15, ASM164957v2, whole genome shotgun sequence, a single genomic window includes:
- the phospho2 gene encoding pyridoxal phosphate phosphatase PHOSPHO2: MTILMVFDFDHTVVDNNSDTWVIKCLPGQTLPDSVKSSYKKGHWTEYMGRVMNYVGDQGVSPDRIQGVMETIPFTAGMTDLLTFISENKSTIDCIVISDSNTVFIDWILTAAGLRTAVDQVFTNPARFDESGHMEVQCYHSHDCNKCPVNLCKRKVLELYLSEKTEGGTAYEQVVYVGDGGNDLCPTACLRGHDVVMPRRGYTLEKLLAKLKAQEGDASVRAEVFVWSSGSDILQELKTRMQSALQTVE, encoded by the exons ATGACGATTTTGATGGTTTTTGATTTTGACCACACAGTGGTCGACAACAACAGTGACACCTGGGTGATCAA ATGCCTTCCAGGTCAGACTCTTCCAGACTCTGTGAAGAGCTCATACAAAAAGGGCCACTGGACTGAGTACATGGGCAGGGTGATGAACTACGTAG GAGACCAGGGGGTCAGTCCCGACAGGATCCAAGGGGTGATGGAGACCATCCCCTTCACCGCTGGAATGACAGACTTGCTGACATTTATTTCGGAGAATAAAAGCACCATCGACTGCATTGTCATCTCTGACTCCAACACCGTTTTTATAGACTGGATCTTGACGGCGGCGGGGCTCCGAACGGCCGTGGACCAGGTTTTCACCAACCCGGCTCGGTTCGATGAGTCCGGCCACATGGAGGTGCAGTGCTATCACTCTCACGACTGCAATAAATGTCCCGTCAACCTCTGCAAGAGGAAAGTCCTGGAGCTCTACCTTTCTGAGAAGACTGAGGGAGGCACTGCGTACGAGCAGGTCGTTTACGTCGGGGACGGAGGCAACGATCTCTGCCCGACTGCCTGTCTGAGAGGGCATGACGTAGTGATGCCCAGGAGGGGGTACACTCTGGAGAAACTGCTGGCCAAGCTGAAAGCTCAGGAAGGTGACGCCTCTGTTCGAGCTGAAGTCTTTGTTTGGAGCAGTGGCTCGGACATCCTCCAGGAGCTAAAAACAAGGATGCAGTCAGCGTTACAGACAGTGGAGTGA